From Polyodon spathula isolate WHYD16114869_AA chromosome 24, ASM1765450v1, whole genome shotgun sequence, one genomic window encodes:
- the LOC121298848 gene encoding methionyl-tRNA formyltransferase, mitochondrial-like has protein sequence MNIWLTTNICFVAILYQTCRYFWRDVTMWNQLKRIGSHCVISSVWHQHELFRNCARLLRCVSSRLRELRAFSNDSKRTHDSVDSFASTRDVNGSGLRERPPWRILFFGTDEFAVESLKALTLSRDSSPKTVVDTLEVVTLPAVSSKEVPVRRFASLNQLPTRDWPHVGPCEQFDVGVVVSFGCLLQEDLILKFPYGILNVHPSLLPRWRGPAPVFHTVLNGDTETGVTIMQIRPKRFDVGPILIQDKCLVQPHCTAQELGATLAKMGAKMLISTLENLPERIRNKKEQSKQGATFAPKISVGMSWVNWEDQTCDQIGRLFQAIETKISLRTLWMGVTIKLLDFVGKNEIPVVSESEQQRKPTPGSLLYHKESNTLLVCCKDGWVGFKAVKLKKRLSAADFYNGYLHQYFLKKPERQQKECLFQTYKPEQRDVKKRKLHQQV, from the exons ATGAACATTTGGTTAACAACAAACATTTGCTTCGTTGCAATTTTATATCAGACGTGTCGTTATTTCTGGAGGGATGTGACAATGTGGAATCAGTTAAAACGCATAGGGTCACACTGTGTTATTAGCAGTGTTTGGCACCAACACGAACTCTTTAGAAACTGTGCGCGTCTGTTGCGCTGTGTTTCCAGTCGTCTACGGGAGTTACGGGCGTTTTCAAATGACTCCAAACGCACGCATGACAGTGTGGACTCCTTCGCTAGCACCAGGGATGTTAATGGAAGCGGCTTGAGGGAAAGACCTCCTTGGAGAATATTGTTCTTTGGGACAGACGAATTTGCCGTGGAGTCTTTGAAAGCGCTTACTTTGTCCAG AGACAGCAGCCCAAAAACAGTTGTGGATACTCTTGAAGTTGTTACGTTGCCAGCCGTCAGCTCTAAAGAAGTGCCTGTGAGAAGGTTCGCAAGCCTGAATCAGCTTCCCACCCGTGACTGGCCACACGTTGGCCCATGTGAACAGTTCGATGTGGGCGTGGTGGTGTCATTTGGGTGTCTTCTACAAGAGGATCTCATCCTCAAATTTCCATA TGGCATATTGAACGTCCACCCCAGTCTTCTCCCCAGGTGGCGCGGTCCTGCTCCGGTGTTCCACACTGTTCTAAATGGAGACACTGAGACTGGGGTCACCATCATGCAGATTAGACCTAAAAG GTTTGATGTGGGTCCAATTCTAATTCAGGACAAGTGTCTGGTTCAGCCTCATTGCACAGCCCAGGAGCTTGGGGCGACTCTTGCCAAAATGGGTGCAAAAATG CTAATTTCGACTCTGGAAAATTTACCAGAAAGAATACGGAATAAAAAGGAACAGTCAAAGCAAGGGGCGACTTTTG CTCCTAAGATCAGTGTGGGTATGAGCTGGGTAAACTGGGAGGACCAAACCTGTGATCAGATTGGGCGTCTGTTCCAGGCAATCGAAACCAAG ATCTCATTGAGAACGCTATGGATGGGAGTCACAATAAAACTGCTGGATTTTGTAGGAAAGAATGAAATTCCAGTTGTTTCAG AATCTGAACAGCAAAGAAAACCAACACCTGGGTCCTTATTGTATCACAAGGAGTCAAACACACTACTGGTTTGCTGTAAG gatgGCTGGGTGGGGTTCAAAGCAGTGAAATTGAAGAAGAGGCTTTCAGCAGCAGATTTCTACAATGGCTATCTCCACCAGTATTTTCTAAAAAAACCAGAAAGGCAGCAAAAAGAGTGTCTCTTCCAAACGTACAAACCAGAACAGAGAGAcgtgaaaaaaagaaagctgcaCCAGCAGGTGTAA